Proteins encoded in a region of the Methanobrevibacter millerae genome:
- the alaS gene encoding alanine--tRNA ligase, giving the protein MINMVEIFNELGYKKQTCKTCGQEFYSQVDRDTCGDAPCDEYEFIANPATDKAYNLYEIQQVFREFLESNGHTHVPRYPVLAKRWRDDVFLVGASIFCFQPWITSGLVKPPANPIEMAQPSIRLNDVDNVGRTGRHMTCFTMGTHTVINKEDDFIYWEDETIRLCHEFFAYIGINTEEITFIKSWWAGGGNEGPCYEVCCRGVELATLVFIQYETLEDGSKKEIPIKVVDTGYGLERIAWISQGTPTAYDACFAPVVDKLKELTGVEINEDIQGRNAQIAGMMDIEDIGDLKELRKQVAESLNLSLEEYLKAAEPMEAIYIIADHTRCLAFMLADGIIPSNVKEGYLARLVLRRTIRFMKDLNMKESLADVMAIQLDFLSKFYPEIRDSEDHIMNIITLEEERYANTVKKGKSIVKRTIKRLKKEGKDEMPLDILIDLYDAHGIPPETVVEMAGDSFTVNVPDNFFTQVAGAHEKDTSHKKSTFTVDYPETDLLFYKDFYQKEFEAEVLGVVEKDGKNCLIFDKTVFYPEGGGQPSDIGEVKIDGTSFKMAHAEKVNNVVLHHVDKDIPNDVVGKKVEGKLDWDRRITLARHHTGTHLVIAAARKVLGQHIWQAGSQNGLTRARIDLSHYKRITQEELNEIEKLANEYVMDNIDLDIQFHTRDEAQELYGFVLYQGGIVPGKMIRVVKIPGIDVQACAGTHVLRTGVVGPIKINKTERVQDGVERIDFSAGLAAIDSMQHDEELLRESANIFKVENDQLPKTCDRFFSEWKSQKNQIDKLKSEIANLKMNSLADDFVEIKGLKVVSQLIDGDFKELQKIATDFTDNGKADVVIMGNNDGKIVGAASEKAIDEGVKINEIIKTAAGVLGGGGGGRLTLAQGAGKDTDKMDEAIKTAVDLI; this is encoded by the coding sequence ATGATTAATATGGTAGAAATATTTAATGAACTTGGTTATAAAAAGCAAACATGTAAAACCTGCGGACAGGAGTTTTACTCTCAGGTAGACAGAGATACCTGCGGGGACGCTCCCTGTGACGAGTATGAGTTTATTGCAAATCCTGCAACCGATAAAGCATATAACTTATATGAAATCCAGCAGGTTTTTAGAGAATTTTTAGAAAGTAACGGACATACTCATGTCCCAAGATATCCCGTTCTTGCCAAAAGATGGAGAGATGACGTGTTTTTGGTTGGAGCATCAATCTTCTGTTTCCAGCCATGGATAACATCAGGCCTTGTCAAGCCTCCGGCAAATCCTATAGAAATGGCTCAGCCGTCAATCAGGCTCAACGACGTTGACAATGTGGGAAGAACCGGAAGGCACATGACCTGCTTTACGATGGGAACCCACACAGTAATCAACAAGGAAGACGATTTCATTTACTGGGAAGACGAAACCATCAGGCTCTGCCACGAGTTTTTCGCATATATTGGAATCAACACAGAAGAGATCACTTTCATCAAGTCATGGTGGGCCGGCGGAGGTAACGAAGGGCCTTGCTATGAAGTCTGCTGCAGAGGAGTGGAACTGGCCACTTTAGTATTTATCCAATACGAAACTTTAGAGGACGGATCCAAAAAGGAAATTCCAATCAAGGTTGTGGATACCGGTTACGGTCTTGAAAGAATTGCATGGATTTCCCAGGGAACTCCAACAGCTTATGATGCATGTTTCGCACCTGTTGTCGATAAACTGAAAGAATTGACTGGCGTTGAAATCAATGAGGACATTCAGGGAAGAAACGCCCAGATTGCCGGAATGATGGACATTGAAGATATTGGGGATTTGAAGGAATTAAGAAAACAGGTTGCAGAAAGCCTAAACCTTTCACTGGAAGAATACTTGAAGGCAGCAGAACCTATGGAAGCTATTTACATTATCGCAGACCACACAAGATGTCTTGCATTCATGCTGGCCGACGGAATCATCCCGTCAAACGTAAAGGAAGGCTACCTTGCAAGACTGGTTTTAAGAAGAACAATCAGATTCATGAAAGACTTAAACATGAAGGAATCACTGGCTGACGTAATGGCAATACAGCTGGATTTCCTGTCAAAATTCTATCCTGAAATCAGGGACTCCGAAGACCATATCATGAATATCATTACCTTAGAAGAAGAAAGGTATGCAAACACTGTCAAGAAAGGTAAAAGCATCGTTAAAAGAACTATCAAAAGGCTTAAAAAAGAAGGAAAAGACGAAATGCCTCTTGATATTCTAATCGATTTATACGATGCCCATGGAATTCCTCCAGAAACTGTTGTTGAAATGGCAGGTGACTCATTTACCGTTAACGTTCCGGATAATTTCTTTACTCAGGTTGCCGGAGCCCACGAAAAGGACACTTCACATAAAAAATCAACGTTCACCGTCGATTATCCTGAAACCGATTTACTGTTCTATAAAGATTTCTACCAGAAAGAATTTGAAGCCGAAGTTTTAGGAGTAGTCGAGAAGGACGGCAAGAATTGTCTCATCTTCGATAAAACCGTGTTCTACCCTGAAGGAGGAGGCCAACCTTCAGACATAGGTGAAGTTAAAATTGATGGAACTTCATTTAAAATGGCACATGCCGAAAAGGTTAACAATGTTGTGCTGCATCATGTAGATAAAGACATTCCAAATGATGTAGTCGGCAAAAAAGTTGAAGGCAAACTTGACTGGGACAGAAGAATAACACTTGCGCGCCACCACACCGGAACTCACCTGGTGATTGCAGCTGCAAGAAAGGTTTTAGGCCAGCACATATGGCAGGCAGGATCTCAAAACGGCCTTACAAGGGCACGTATCGACCTGTCACACTACAAACGTATAACTCAGGAAGAGCTCAACGAAATCGAAAAGCTTGCAAACGAATACGTGATGGACAACATCGATTTGGATATCCAGTTCCATACAAGGGATGAAGCGCAGGAACTCTACGGTTTCGTGCTTTACCAGGGTGGTATCGTTCCTGGAAAAATGATTCGTGTCGTTAAAATTCCTGGAATCGACGTTCAGGCCTGTGCAGGTACGCATGTATTAAGGACTGGTGTTGTCGGACCGATTAAAATCAACAAGACCGAAAGAGTTCAGGACGGCGTTGAAAGGATTGATTTCTCAGCCGGTTTAGCGGCAATAGATTCAATGCAGCATGATGAGGAATTATTGCGTGAAAGCGCTAACATCTTTAAGGTTGAAAACGATCAGCTTCCGAAAACCTGTGACAGATTCTTCAGCGAATGGAAATCACAGAAAAACCAAATCGATAAGCTCAAATCAGAAATAGCCAATTTAAAAATGAATTCTCTGGCCGATGATTTCGTTGAAATCAAGGGACTTAAGGTTGTCAGTCAGCTCATAGACGGTGACTTTAAGGAGCTTCAAAAGATTGCCACTGACTTTACCGACAACGGCAAGGCTGACGTTGTCATTATGGGAAACAACGACGGTAAAATCGTTGGGGCAGCATCTGAGAAAGCCATTGATGAAGGCGTTAAAATAAATGAAATCATTAAAACCGCTGCAGGCGTTTTAGGCGGTGGCGGCGGAGGCCGTTTGACCCTTGCACAGGGTGCAGGTAAAGACACAGATAAAATGGATGAAGCCATTAAAACCGCTGTCGATTTAATCTAA
- the thiI gene encoding tRNA uracil 4-sulfurtransferase ThiI: MKYDLIIARYGEVGLKSTKVRSRFEKKLVNNIKAAIDCDVDRNQGRIYIFPKNFDEAVENLNRVFGIVSYSPAISTYSNYEDIDKTLGEYVLNLASEGIIDEETKFAIKCRRVGTHDFTSQEMAAFCGGVVRKRILAPVDLTNPELTIFVEVRDDDTFIYHEKIPGPGGLPLGTQGKVVCLVSSGIDSPVAAYLMMKRGCEVIALYCDNDPYTSKMALENYNKLVDQLQKYAAGVPIKKRIVKYGDYLKKAKEGAPEKMTCVLCKSGMYKLAEKLANEMGALAIVDGSSVGQVASQTLDNILATRYGVDMPILSPLIGLDKLEITRIAEEIGTFEISKIDDGGCSAVPRYPETRGDLDRVIEACEAMNQDEAIEEAFKSISRNE; the protein is encoded by the coding sequence ATGAAGTATGATTTAATTATTGCAAGGTACGGGGAAGTGGGCTTAAAAAGCACAAAGGTACGTTCCCGTTTTGAAAAGAAACTGGTTAATAACATTAAGGCAGCTATTGACTGCGATGTGGACAGAAATCAGGGAAGAATTTATATCTTTCCAAAAAACTTTGATGAAGCTGTAGAAAACTTAAACAGGGTTTTCGGTATCGTTTCATATTCTCCGGCAATTTCAACATACAGCAACTATGAAGACATTGACAAAACTTTAGGCGAATACGTTTTAAATCTGGCCAGTGAAGGAATCATTGATGAGGAAACCAAATTCGCAATAAAATGCAGAAGGGTGGGCACACATGACTTTACCTCACAGGAAATGGCTGCTTTCTGCGGAGGAGTCGTCAGAAAAAGAATCCTTGCGCCTGTTGATTTAACCAATCCCGAATTGACAATATTTGTTGAAGTAAGGGACGATGATACGTTCATTTATCATGAAAAGATTCCAGGTCCTGGAGGATTGCCTCTGGGAACTCAGGGAAAAGTGGTCTGTCTTGTATCAAGCGGAATAGACTCTCCTGTTGCAGCATATCTCATGATGAAAAGGGGCTGTGAGGTTATAGCGCTGTACTGCGATAATGATCCGTATACCAGTAAAATGGCACTTGAAAACTATAACAAACTGGTTGACCAGCTTCAAAAATATGCTGCCGGCGTTCCTATCAAAAAACGCATCGTAAAATATGGCGATTACCTCAAAAAGGCAAAGGAAGGCGCTCCAGAAAAGATGACTTGTGTGTTGTGCAAGTCAGGAATGTATAAGCTTGCAGAAAAACTGGCCAATGAAATGGGAGCATTGGCCATTGTTGATGGAAGCAGCGTTGGTCAGGTCGCATCACAGACTCTCGACAATATCCTGGCAACCAGATACGGCGTTGACATGCCGATTCTATCTCCATTAATAGGATTGGACAAACTGGAAATCACCAGAATCGCTGAAGAAATCGGAACGTTTGAAATATCAAAAATCGATGATGGAGGATGTTCTGCAGTTCCAAGATATCCTGAAACCAGGGGGGATTTGGACAGGGTAATTGAAGCCTGTGAAGCCATGAATCAGGATGAAGCTATTGAAGAAGCCTTCAAAAGCATCAGTAGAAATGAGTAA
- a CDS encoding ABC transporter ATP-binding protein, which translates to MSNIVEIRNLVKSYEDGHIKALNGIDLTIGEGEFVSIIGPSGSGKSTLLNMLGALDLPDSGSINVAGYDLLANSKLNEFRAQKIGFVFQLHNLIPNLSVVENIEIPMFTAKMSNSEMREKALNLLDSVGLKEKASQKPSKLSGGERQRVAIARALANDPSIILADEPTGSLDSKTSNKILKQLIDLHREKNVTLIIVTHDMDVAKLADRIIEVLDGKLVNANDGSLLENSISVE; encoded by the coding sequence ATGAGTAATATTGTAGAAATCCGCAATCTTGTAAAATCCTATGAGGACGGCCACATCAAGGCCTTGAACGGAATTGACTTGACGATAGGTGAAGGTGAATTCGTTTCCATTATAGGACCTTCAGGTTCAGGCAAATCAACCCTGCTCAACATGCTCGGTGCCCTTGATCTGCCGGATTCAGGTTCGATTAACGTTGCAGGCTATGACCTGCTTGCCAACAGTAAACTGAATGAGTTCAGGGCACAGAAAATAGGCTTTGTTTTCCAGCTCCACAATCTGATTCCTAACCTGTCCGTTGTTGAAAACATTGAAATCCCGATGTTTACAGCTAAAATGTCAAACTCCGAGATGCGTGAAAAGGCATTGAACCTCCTGGATTCCGTAGGCTTAAAGGAAAAGGCGTCACAAAAGCCATCCAAACTCTCAGGAGGTGAAAGGCAAAGGGTCGCAATAGCCCGTGCGCTTGCCAATGACCCTTCAATAATATTGGCAGATGAACCTACAGGATCTCTGGATTCAAAGACAAGCAACAAAATCCTCAAGCAACTGATTGATCTGCACAGGGAAAAGAACGTAACTTTAATAATCGTAACTCACGATATGGATGTTGCAAAACTTGCAGACAGAATCATTGAAGTTTTGGACGGCAAACTTGTCAATGCAAATGACGGTTCGCTTCTTGAAAATTCAATTAGTGTGGAATGA
- the fbp gene encoding fructose-1,6-bisphosphate aldolase/phosphatase, whose amino-acid sequence MKTTVSVIKADIGSVSGHCVAHPELMDICDEVLNEALETGILKDYYVSRCGDDIDLIMTHDKGEENEEVHKTAYSAFMKATERARELKLYGAGQDLLSDTFSGNIKGMGPGVAEMEFEERPSDPVLVFCCDKTEPGAFNMPIFRMFADPFNTAGLVIDPSLHDGFKFEVFDVIEHRKVILNCPEEMYDLLALIGSTGRYVIKRVWKKNGEIASAISTERLNLMAGEYVGKDDPVAIVRAQSGFPANGECVDPFAFPHMVSGWMRGSHNGPMMPVSEAEANPIRFDGPPRVVGLGFQVANGELIGPVDLFDDPAFDPTREQAAKIATYIRRHGPFEPHRLPAEEMEYTSLPGVMTKLEERFEDME is encoded by the coding sequence ATGAAAACAACTGTTAGTGTAATTAAAGCTGATATTGGAAGTGTTTCTGGTCACTGTGTTGCACACCCAGAATTAATGGATATTTGTGATGAAGTTTTAAACGAAGCTTTAGAAACCGGTATCTTAAAAGATTATTATGTTTCACGTTGTGGAGATGATATTGACTTAATCATGACCCACGATAAAGGTGAAGAAAACGAAGAAGTACACAAAACCGCATATAGCGCATTCATGAAAGCTACTGAAAGAGCACGTGAATTGAAATTATACGGTGCAGGTCAGGACTTATTGTCCGACACTTTCTCAGGAAACATCAAAGGTATGGGTCCGGGCGTAGCAGAAATGGAATTCGAAGAAAGGCCATCCGATCCTGTTTTAGTGTTCTGCTGTGACAAAACCGAACCTGGTGCATTCAACATGCCAATCTTCAGAATGTTTGCAGACCCATTCAACACTGCAGGTCTTGTAATCGACCCAAGTTTACACGACGGATTCAAATTTGAAGTATTCGACGTAATCGAACACAGAAAAGTTATCCTGAACTGTCCTGAAGAAATGTACGACTTGCTCGCATTAATCGGTTCAACCGGAAGATACGTCATTAAAAGAGTATGGAAGAAAAACGGTGAAATCGCATCCGCAATAAGTACCGAAAGATTAAACTTAATGGCCGGTGAATACGTCGGTAAAGACGACCCTGTAGCTATTGTAAGAGCACAGTCAGGATTCCCTGCAAACGGTGAATGTGTAGATCCATTTGCATTCCCACACATGGTAAGCGGATGGATGAGAGGATCACACAACGGTCCTATGATGCCTGTTTCAGAAGCAGAAGCAAACCCAATCAGATTTGACGGACCACCTAGAGTTGTCGGTTTAGGTTTCCAAGTAGCTAACGGTGAATTAATCGGTCCTGTAGACTTATTCGATGACCCTGCATTTGACCCTACCCGTGAACAGGCTGCTAAAATCGCAACTTACATCAGAAGACACGGTCCATTCGAACCTCACAGATTACCTGCTGAAGAAATGGAATATACTTCACTTCCTGGTGTAATGACCAAACTCGAAGAAAGATTCGAGGACATGGAATAA
- a CDS encoding winged helix-turn-helix domain-containing protein codes for MILRDLLGDSARIKILEELISNWDYFLSVEEIARMSDVSKKSVYIHIKELNNIGILSVDEEGSKKFKLNPNDKRAIALALIESDEFLRKLDEFELNIDSTKESLPLSVSSMENYDLLNVNSQRTNDAMKSISLITLIM; via the coding sequence ATGATATTGCGAGATTTATTAGGTGATAGTGCAAGAATTAAAATCCTTGAAGAGTTAATTTCTAATTGGGATTATTTTTTATCAGTAGAAGAAATTGCCCGAATGTCTGATGTATCTAAAAAAAGTGTTTATATTCACATAAAAGAATTAAACAATATAGGTATTTTATCAGTTGATGAAGAAGGCAGTAAAAAATTCAAATTAAATCCTAATGATAAAAGAGCTATTGCTTTAGCATTAATAGAATCTGATGAATTTTTAAGAAAACTAGACGAATTTGAATTAAATATTGATTCCACTAAAGAATCATTGCCTTTATCTGTATCTTCAATGGAAAATTATGATTTATTAAATGTTAATTCTCAAAGAACGAATGATGCTATGAAATCAATTTCATTAATTACTTTAATTATGTAG
- a CDS encoding ABC transporter permease — protein sequence MSFLKFIIKNPFRRRNSAILSIVGICIGIIVIVALGGITTGLVSTFEETIHAGDADFSISGKESGNSAYGTNTIDANWTDKIANVSGVDEAYPIYVVLTSVGDDYMNTLIGIDPNGTQLADMSMTEGRLFKDNSSEVVLGKIYAEDNNISVGDSIRVSGEDFDVVGIFESGDTNTAGAVFTSIKKVGDLMGDEDSISNIYVKVEKGEDPQAVADRIDSMYGDNITTVSSVMEMEQMATMLNMLQAASWGISLLAIVVGGLGIINTMLMSVFERTREIGVLKAVGWSNRKILTMIVGESLVITIVSAIFGSIIGVIACTVLGPMMGLTPIFTIDTFIQAFGIAIVVGIIGGLYPAIKAINLPPTEALRYE from the coding sequence ATGTCATTCTTAAAATTCATTATTAAAAATCCATTCAGGAGAAGAAATAGCGCTATACTGTCAATTGTAGGCATTTGTATAGGCATTATAGTAATTGTTGCTCTTGGTGGAATCACAACAGGTCTCGTATCGACTTTCGAGGAGACCATCCATGCGGGAGATGCTGACTTTTCGATTTCGGGAAAGGAATCCGGAAACTCAGCATACGGAACAAATACGATTGACGCCAACTGGACTGATAAGATTGCCAACGTCAGCGGCGTCGATGAGGCCTATCCGATTTATGTCGTTTTGACATCTGTGGGCGATGACTATATGAATACGCTGATAGGAATCGATCCGAACGGCACCCAGCTGGCGGACATGTCCATGACTGAAGGTCGCCTCTTTAAGGACAACTCCTCTGAAGTCGTTTTGGGCAAGATTTATGCCGAAGACAATAACATTTCAGTAGGCGACTCCATAAGGGTCAGCGGAGAGGACTTTGACGTTGTGGGAATATTTGAATCCGGTGACACTAATACTGCCGGTGCAGTTTTCACTTCAATCAAGAAGGTCGGAGACCTGATGGGTGATGAGGACAGCATCTCAAATATCTACGTTAAGGTCGAAAAGGGTGAAGATCCACAGGCTGTTGCAGACAGGATAGATTCAATGTACGGCGACAATATCACTACTGTTTCATCCGTCATGGAAATGGAGCAGATGGCCACTATGTTAAACATGCTTCAGGCTGCCTCCTGGGGAATTTCACTTCTGGCCATTGTAGTCGGAGGATTGGGCATTATCAATACGATGCTGATGTCAGTCTTTGAGAGAACCCGTGAAATCGGAGTTTTAAAGGCTGTCGGATGGTCAAACAGAAAGATTTTGACAATGATTGTCGGCGAATCCCTGGTTATCACCATCGTATCTGCCATATTCGGTTCAATCATCGGGGTTATCGCATGTACGGTTCTGGGTCCTATGATGGGGCTTACGCCGATATTCACGATAGACACCTTTATACAGGCATTTGGAATAGCTATAGTTGTTGGAATTATCGGAGGATTATATCCTGCCATTAAGGCAATTAATTTACCTCCTACAGAAGCATTGAGGTATGAATAG
- a CDS encoding DUF3781 domain-containing protein, whose amino-acid sequence MQSKDILIQNIDKVHTTEMGVGRISRNLGIDGDVVEYCKSKILKKESAVNREGKNYYVEVDDCIITVNASSYTIITAHKNK is encoded by the coding sequence ATGCAATCCAAGGACATTCTAATACAAAACATTGACAAGGTCCACACCACGGAGATGGGCGTTGGAAGAATTTCAAGAAATTTGGGAATTGATGGAGATGTGGTTGAATACTGCAAGTCAAAAATCCTTAAAAAGGAATCTGCAGTTAATCGCGAAGGCAAAAACTACTATGTGGAAGTTGACGACTGCATTATTACCGTTAACGCGTCAAGCTATACCATAATAACTGCGCATAAAAATAAATAA
- a CDS encoding zinc-ribbon domain-containing protein, which translates to MVKYCSECGEKMDDDASFCQNCGAKSENVNKSEKNNKALILGLIGAVIILILAIGFITGGFGLFGENTSIIFISESPVANSGNFTVELTSGSQGISGKELEITFKNDKNSYTFNGVTDNVGLVNVVANVEEGDYEVTASFAGDNDYKSSSATASYKVEAKATEIDSQVTSTRTEPDYESFSYPHSFEDTDTNGDGYVYLSDMNIAHTPQNIVKQMFSDSDDDHDGRLNHNEYYKFMYKLNYDKSSYGL; encoded by the coding sequence ATGGTGAAATATTGCAGCGAATGCGGCGAAAAGATGGATGATGATGCGTCATTCTGTCAAAATTGCGGGGCAAAATCAGAGAATGTGAATAAATCCGAAAAAAACAATAAAGCGCTGATTTTAGGATTGATTGGTGCTGTTATAATACTTATTTTAGCTATAGGATTCATCACAGGAGGATTTGGCCTTTTTGGAGAAAACACTTCAATAATATTTATTAGCGAATCGCCGGTAGCCAACTCCGGAAACTTTACCGTTGAATTAACCTCCGGTTCTCAGGGTATCAGCGGCAAAGAGCTTGAAATAACATTTAAAAACGATAAGAACAGCTATACTTTCAATGGAGTAACGGATAATGTCGGCCTTGTCAATGTCGTTGCAAACGTTGAGGAAGGAGATTATGAGGTTACGGCCTCTTTTGCCGGAGATAACGATTACAAATCATCAAGTGCCACAGCAAGCTATAAAGTCGAGGCAAAAGCGACTGAAATTGACAGTCAGGTAACATCGACCAGAACGGAACCGGATTACGAGTCCTTCAGTTATCCACATTCATTTGAGGATACTGACACCAATGGGGACGGTTATGTTTATTTAAGTGATATGAACATTGCACATACTCCACAAAACATTGTAAAGCAGATGTTTTCCGATTCAGACGATGACCATGACGGCAGACTGAATCACAATGAATACTACAAGTTCATGTACAAGCTGAACTATGATAAAAGCAGTTATGGGCTTTAA
- a CDS encoding DUF2142 domain-containing protein codes for MDIKNCFNDYKKCMLIFLAFIIIFVLAMSTAENFAHFENEAVFIGLATVLGLIGIYYSYKREMELHKVALVFILVFGLLMVFFTPPLSFPDEAAHFTRAELMTEGYLYPEFSDNGIYVDNYYFVFQDSYHGVTILSPENQYNDPIDADKGYYGWTTSSPFYSYLLSALGILIAKLLNLTAIWAMYLSRMANLIFYGAVAYFMIKIIPKYKLPLLVIATMPLCISQVSSVSYDAFILTFTLVILTYFIKMYCGEVNGKNLAIFFISLILISLIKPPYVMLGFLLLVVPFEDEKLKKISLIAVLIAAAAIMLSESSFFTPLFTQSAVTSHNPSVPANVSSSGQISFILSNPAIILALIKNTLFSVPNLFVLKSNFFHYTGYKGIKLVNLIYVLFFIGFSLFYKLDIELEKKKRLILALIFLITYFGIYAIFYITWSPVGSLTILGVQARYFIPVIALLPLIINLKNKKIENKEIYIFTFIIICLTGLFLLPITHFY; via the coding sequence ATGGATATTAAAAACTGCTTTAATGATTACAAAAAGTGCATGTTAATTTTTCTGGCATTCATCATAATATTTGTTCTTGCAATGTCTACCGCAGAGAATTTCGCACATTTTGAAAATGAGGCAGTTTTTATAGGATTGGCAACTGTTTTAGGATTAATAGGAATATATTATTCATATAAACGCGAAATGGAACTGCATAAAGTTGCACTGGTATTTATACTGGTTTTTGGACTGCTGATGGTATTTTTCACACCGCCGCTAAGCTTTCCCGATGAAGCCGCCCACTTTACAAGGGCCGAATTAATGACAGAAGGTTACCTCTATCCGGAATTCAGCGACAATGGAATTTACGTTGACAATTACTATTTCGTTTTTCAGGATTCCTATCACGGAGTAACAATACTTTCACCTGAAAACCAATATAATGATCCAATTGATGCAGATAAGGGCTATTACGGATGGACAACATCGTCCCCTTTTTATTCATATTTGCTTTCTGCATTAGGCATTTTAATAGCTAAATTATTGAATTTGACTGCAATATGGGCAATGTACTTGTCAAGAATGGCCAATTTAATATTCTATGGTGCCGTTGCCTATTTCATGATAAAGATAATTCCGAAATACAAACTGCCGCTGCTGGTTATCGCAACGATGCCCTTGTGCATTTCACAGGTATCTTCAGTAAGCTATGATGCATTCATATTAACGTTTACGCTGGTCATATTAACCTATTTCATTAAAATGTACTGCGGCGAGGTCAACGGGAAGAATCTGGCAATATTTTTCATTTCGCTCATATTAATCAGCCTGATTAAGCCGCCATACGTAATGCTGGGATTCCTATTGCTTGTCGTTCCTTTCGAGGATGAAAAACTCAAGAAAATTAGCTTAATTGCCGTGTTGATTGCAGCCGCAGCGATAATGTTAAGCGAGAGTTCATTTTTCACGCCATTGTTTACTCAAAGTGCAGTCACTTCACATAACCCTTCAGTTCCGGCAAACGTATCTTCAAGCGGACAGATTAGCTTTATCCTCTCAAATCCGGCAATCATACTCGCATTAATTAAGAACACACTCTTTTCAGTTCCGAATCTTTTTGTATTGAAATCCAATTTCTTCCACTATACGGGATATAAGGGAATAAAACTGGTTAATTTAATCTACGTATTGTTCTTTATCGGATTTTCACTATTCTATAAGCTGGACATTGAATTGGAAAAAAAGAAAAGGTTAATATTGGCACTTATATTTTTAATCACATACTTTGGAATATACGCCATCTTTTACATAACCTGGAGTCCGGTAGGGTCATTAACGATTCTGGGAGTCCAGGCAAGGTATTTCATACCGGTAATTGCACTGTTACCATTAATAATTAATTTGAAAAATAAAAAAATAGAAAATAAGGAAATCTATATATTTACATTCATTATAATCTGCTTAACGGGATTGTTCCTGTTGCCGATTACTCATTTCTACTGA
- a CDS encoding DUF357 domain-containing protein: MSDLESAEKIAKDIQKLERNLNQVANIEFVEKEKDVYDRAVDYWNDSKYYLEKEEMRTAFGCIEYSHGLLDALRIIHDTIDDY, translated from the coding sequence ATGAGTGATTTGGAAAGTGCAGAAAAGATAGCAAAGGATATTCAGAAACTGGAAAGGAACTTAAATCAGGTAGCCAATATCGAATTTGTCGAAAAGGAAAAGGACGTATATGACAGAGCCGTTGACTACTGGAACGATTCAAAGTATTATCTTGAAAAAGAAGAAATGAGAACAGCATTCGGCTGTATTGAGTATTCACACGGTTTGCTTGATGCCCTGCGCATAATACATGATACCATCGATGATTATTAA
- a CDS encoding PaaI family thioesterase — translation MGTFSSIEEAREFFKNDRFATNAGIRIDELNEDSCQCSLTLTDDHKNAVGGVMGGVMFTLADFSFAVLSNHMHSPTVAQQVSINYLSAPKGEKLIAKAICKKNGRSSSIINVDVVDDTGRDIVQFIGTGFKL, via the coding sequence ATGGGTACTTTCAGTTCAATAGAAGAAGCAAGGGAATTTTTTAAAAACGATAGGTTTGCAACCAATGCAGGCATTCGCATAGACGAGTTAAATGAGGATTCATGCCAGTGCAGTCTGACATTAACTGACGATCATAAAAACGCAGTTGGCGGAGTTATGGGTGGAGTGATGTTTACATTGGCAGATTTTTCTTTTGCAGTATTGTCCAACCATATGCACTCACCGACTGTGGCTCAGCAGGTCAGCATTAATTATTTAAGCGCTCCGAAGGGAGAAAAGCTCATTGCAAAAGCCATATGCAAGAAAAACGGAAGGAGTTCATCAATCATCAATGTGGATGTTGTTGATGATACCGGAAGGGATATTGTGCAGTTTATCGGCACGGGATTTAAATTATAG